A genomic stretch from Malus domestica chromosome 15, GDT2T_hap1 includes:
- the LOC103400836 gene encoding uncharacterized protein isoform X1: protein MATSSKFDLSSGSPDRPLYTSGQRGSHIATALDRSGSFRESIENPILSSLPNMSRSTSAITQGDVTNFFQCLRFDQKLVAPEHKSGRQGDLKRFVSVALNVSPDESPSASVKGKLLPSPIPEEIKRVKAGLRESSIKARERVKTFNEYLSAFNKVFPSVPSKKRSRTEGFSNERSSSVLSSDRSVLGTNMGKIGIQSHTVTGGFELEQQKSEERTKNSIPNKRTRTALVDMRMDVRSTSLVRPSLIVDRDREMLRLASSGAVQGEDRNLSNSVDGWEKSKMKKKRSGIKPDASPSMVSSKPIDGYRETKQGMQQRPVNDVRSRSNIDSHGFRPGVTNGVVGVGKSDGILQPTGLGFRSSIPKTEPDNPSLITDKRDRPIGTDKERANHRAVNKASVRDDFNSVSPTSSTKMNASVRAPRSGSGVAPKLSPVVNRANVPNDWEISHCTNKPPAAVGANNRKRMSSARSSSPPVAQWAGQRPQKISRTARRSNFVPIVSSNEETTPMDSPSDVTGSDIGLGFTKRLPGSSTQQVKLKADPLSSAALSESEESGAAEIKSRDKGKKTDEIDEKVGQNVQKVSTLVLPSRKNKLVTGEDLGDGVRRQGRTGRGFGSTRTLMPMTVEKVGNVGTAKQLRSSRLGFDKSESKAGRPPTRRLSDRKPYTRQKHTAINAAADFVVGSGDGHEELLAAANAVVNSARCFSSTFWTQMEPYFSLLSDADIAFLKQQGNIESYVTTPAQVPSSVDGSTTVANGHERVECEPRRGDFRPEQFVPGTGDHAAIPLCQRLLAALIAEEDSSSVNEDLTFDSYGVDFDLDAEVESNGLDYQSQDNIQFAGHTAFNGYRITGKPEYDEPGVVGIPNKAINSDFDHSRNGFLSDPAVMPGLSCSEFQYGNMSFDEKLLLEVQSVGIFPELEPDMTQTADEGIDEEIRKLEEKHHEQVSMKKGLLDRLMRSASIAEEFREKELEQRALDKLVGMAYEKYMNSWGPNATGGKSSSNKMAKQASLAFVKRTLDRCHEFEKTGKSCFSEPLYRDILLSGTGQAEAIAEGGSASRVSASMGSQPSHSQFSQNADNLNVIPSDVLQPLNNLTEQTAGREETWSNRVKKRELSLDAVGNNIGTSNAASGMGGSLTSSAKGKRSERDRDGKGHNREVQSRNGTTKSGRPAVSNVKGERKSKTKPKQKTQLSISVNGLLGKPSEQPKPALPSGSKSGEMTTSNNAKDKDEFAMDVMEDPIDLSHLQLPGMDVLGGPDDIDGQGQDLGSWLNIDDDNLQDHDFMGLEIPMDDLSDLNMMV, encoded by the exons ATGGCAACTTCTAGCAAGTTTGATCTCTCGTCTGGTAGCCCGGATAGACCATTATACACCAGTGGACAGCGAGGATCCCACATAGCTACTGCATTGGATAGATCTGGTAGCTTTCGTGAAAGCATTGAAAATCCAATTTTATCTTCACTTCCAAACATGTCAAGAAGCACGTCTGCAATAACACAAGGAGATGTAACGAACTTCTTCCAGTGTTTGCGCTTTGATCAAAAGTTGGTTGCTCCAGAGCACAAGTCTGGCAGACAAGGGGACTTGAAAAGATTTGTGAGTGTCGCTCTTAACGTTTCACCTGATGAATCTCCATCTGCTTCAGTAAAAGGAAAGTTGCTACCATCTCCTATTCCGGAGGAAATAAAACGAGTTAAGGCTGGTCTGCGTGAAAGCTCTATTAAGGCCAG GGAACGTGTAAAAACTTTCAATGAATACTTATCTGCGTTCAACAAGGTTTTCCCAAGCGTACCATctaagaagagatcaagaaCAGAAGGCTTTTCTAATGAACGTTCTAGTTCAGTGTTATCGAGTGATCGGTCAGTCCTGGGGACAAATATGGGCAAGATTGGTATTCAGAGTCATACTGTCACTGGTGGTTTCGAACTTGAGCAGCAAAAGTCTGAAGAAAGGACTAAGAACTCTATCCCGAACAAACGCACTCGTACTGCTTTGGTGGATATGAGG ATGGATGTGCGGAGTACTTCTCTTGTGCGGCCATCCTTGATTGTAGACAGGGATAGGGAAATGCTGAGGCTTGCAAGTAGTGGTGCAGTTCAGGGAGaggatcgaaatttatctaataGTGTTGATGGCTGGGAAAAgtcaaaaatgaagaagaagcgtTCTGGGATAAAGCCAGATGCTTCTCCAAGTATGGTATCCAGTAAACCAATTGATGGCTACCGTGAAACTAAACAGGGAATGCAGCAGAGGCCTGTGAATGATGTGCGTTCAAGGTCAAATATTGACTCCCATGGGTTCAG GCCAGGAGTCACTAATGGAGTTGTTGGAGTCGGAAAGTCAGACGGAATCTTGCAACCAACTGGCTTGGGCTTTCGTTCATCCATCCCTAAGACTGAACCAGACAACCCTTCCCTTATCACTGATAAGAGAGATCGCCCTATTGGTACAGATAAGGAAAGGGCGAACCACAGAGCTGTTAATAA GGCAAGTGTCCGTGATGATTTCAATTCAGTGAGTCCTACCTCAAGCACAAAGATGAATGCTTCTGTTCGGGCTCCACGATCAGGCTCAGGTGTGGCACCCAAGTTGTCCCCAGTTGTTAATCGAGCAAATGTTCCTAATGATTGGGAAATTTCTCATTGTACGAACAAGCCCCCTGCTGCCGTTGGAGCTAACAATCGCAAACGCATGTCATCAGCACGATCTTCATCTCCACCTGTTGCTCAATGGGCTGGCCAGAGACCACAAAAGATCTCCCGTACTGCAAGGCGATCAAATTTTGTTCCTATTGTTTCAAGTAATGAGGAAACCACTCCTATGGATAGTCCATCTGATGTTACTGGTAGTGACATTGGGCTGGGATTTACCAAACGCCTGCCTGGAAGTTCTACTCAGCAGGTTAAGTTAAAAGCTGATCCTTTGTCTTCTGCTGCACTATCCGAAAGCGAGGAGTCGGGAGCTGCTGAGATTAAATCCAGAGATAAAGGCAAAAAGACTGATGAGATAGATGAGAAAGTTGGACAGAATGTTCAAAAGGTGTCCACTCTGGTCTTGCCATCAAGAAAGAATAAGCTGGTTACtggggaagaccttggagatgGTGTTCGGAGGCAAGGGAGGACAGGGCGAGGTTTTGGTTCCACAAGGACTCTCATGCCAATGACGGTTGAGAAGGTTGGAAATGTTGGAACAGCAAAACAGCTAAGAAGTTCCAGACTTGGTTTTGACAAGAGTGAAAG CAAGGCAGGCCGACCGCCAACTAGGAGACTCTCTGATCGAAAGCCCTATACACGTCAAAAGCACACAGCAATCAATGCAGCGGCAGATTTTGTCG TTGGATCAGGTGATGGTCATGAAGAGCTTTTGGCTGCTGCAAATGCTGTTGTTAATTCTG CTCGTTGCTTCTCCAGTACATTTTGGACGCAAATGGAGCCATATTTTAGTTTGCTATCTGATGCCGACATAGCTTTCCTGAAGCAACAG GGCAACATTGAATCTTATGTGACAACTCCAGCTCAAGTTCCTTCTAGTGTAGATGGTAGCACTACTGTTGCTAATGGGCATGAAAGAGTTGAATGTGAACCAAGGAGAGGTGACTTTCGTCCAGAACAATTTGTGCCAGGAACTGGAGATCATGCTGCAATTCCCCTCTGTCAGAGACTCTTAGCAGCGTTGATTGCAGAGGAGGATTCTAGCAGTGTAAATGAAGACCTTACATTTGATTCATATGGAGTTGATTTCGATCTGGATGCAGAGGTGGAATCCAATGGTTTGGATTATCAATCACAAGATAACATTCAGTTTGCTGGGCATACTGCTTTTAATGGTTATAGGATTACTGGGAAACCAGAATATGATGAGCCAGGTGTAGTGGGCATCCCAAACAAAGCAATCAATTCAGACTTTGATCATTCGCGAAATGGTTTCCTTTCAGACCCAGCAGTGATGCCTGGACTGTCGTGTTCAGAATTTCAGTATGGTAACATGTCGTTTGATGAAAAACTTCTCCTGGAGgttcaaagtgttggaatttttCCTGAACTAGAG CCTGATATGACACAGACGGCGGATGAAGGAATTGATGAGGAAATCAGGAAACTAGAGGAGAAGCACCATGAACAG GTCTCAATGAAGAAAGGCTTGCTTGATAGACTGATGAGGTCTGCCTCCATAGCAGAAGAATTCCGAGAAAA GGAGCTTGAACAGCGTGCCCTTGACAAACTTGTTGGAATGGCTTACGAAAAGTATATG AATTCTTGGGGTCCTAATGCTACTGGTGGGAAAAGCTCCAGTAATAAAATGGCCAAGCAAGCTTCCTTAGCATTTGTTAAGCGGACATTAGACCGATGTCATGAATttgaaaagacagggaaaagcTGTTTCAGTGAACCCTTATATAGGGATATACTTCTTTCTGGCACGGGACAAGCAGAGGCTATTGCAGAGGGTGGTAGTGCCTCCAGAGTTTCCG CTTCCATGGGTTCCCAGCCAAGCCATTCACAGTTTAGTCAGAATGCGGATAATCTTAATGTCATCCCTTCAGATGTGCTTCAACCTTTAAATAACTTAACTGAACAAACTGCTGGTAGAGAAGAGACGTGGTCCAACAGGGTCAAGAAGAGGGAATTATCACTTGATGCCGTAGGGAATAATATTGGAACTTCAAATGCTGCATCGGGTATGGGAGGTTCTTTAACGAGCAGTGCAAAAGGAAAGAGGAGTGAGAGGGATAGAGATGGAAAAGGGCACAACAGGGAGGTGCAGTCTAGAAATGGAACTACAAAAAGTGGTCGGCCAGCGGTATCTAATGTCAAGGGGGAAAGAAAGTCAAAGACGAAGCCTAAGCAGAAAACTCAACTATCTATTTCAGTGAATGGCCTCCTTGGCAAGCCATCAGAGCAACCTAAACCAGCATTGCCATCTGGATCAAAGTCAGGTGAAATGACTACCAGTAACAATGCCAAGGATAAGGATGAGTTTGCCATGGATGTAATGGAGGACCCCATTGACCTGTCTCACCTGCAATTACCGGGAATGGATGTATTGGGTGGCCCTGATGATATTGATGGCCAAGGACAGGATTTGGGTTCGTGGTTGAATATCGATGATGACAATTTACAAGATCATGATTTTATGGGTCTTGAAATTCCAATGGATGACCTCTCAGACTTAAATATGATGGTTTGA
- the LOC103400836 gene encoding uncharacterized protein isoform X2: MATSSKFDLSSGSPDRPLYTSGQRGSHIATALDRSGSFRESIENPILSSLPNMSRSTSAITQGDVTNFFQCLRFDQKLVAPEHKSGRQGDLKRFVSVALNVSPDESPSASVKGKLLPSPIPEEIKRVKAGLRESSIKARERVKTFNEYLSAFNKVFPSVPSKKRSRTEGFSNERSSSVLSSDRSVLGTNMGKIGIQSHTVTGGFELEQQKSEERTKNSIPNKRTRTALVDMRMDVRSTSLVRPSLIVDRDREMLRLASSGAVQGEDRNLSNSVDGWEKSKMKKKRSGIKPDASPSMVSSKPIDGYRETKQGMQQRPVNDVRSRSNIDSHGFRPGVTNGVVGVGKSDGILQPTGLGFRSSIPKTEPDNPSLITDKRDRPIGTDKERANHRAVNKASVRDDFNSVSPTSSTKMNASVRAPRSGSGVAPKLSPVVNRANVPNDWEISHCTNKPPAAVGANNRKRMSSARSSSPPVAQWAGQRPQKISRTARRSNFVPIVSSNEETTPMDSPSDVTGSDIGLGFTKRLPGSSTQQVKLKADPLSSAALSESEESGAAEIKSRDKGKKTDEIDEKVGQNVQKVSTLVLPSRKNKLVTGEDLGDGVRRQGRTGRGFGSTRTLMPMTVEKVGNVGTAKQLRSSRLGFDKSESKAGRPPTRRLSDRKPYTRQKHTAINAAADFVGDGHEELLAAANAVVNSARCFSSTFWTQMEPYFSLLSDADIAFLKQQGNIESYVTTPAQVPSSVDGSTTVANGHERVECEPRRGDFRPEQFVPGTGDHAAIPLCQRLLAALIAEEDSSSVNEDLTFDSYGVDFDLDAEVESNGLDYQSQDNIQFAGHTAFNGYRITGKPEYDEPGVVGIPNKAINSDFDHSRNGFLSDPAVMPGLSCSEFQYGNMSFDEKLLLEVQSVGIFPELEPDMTQTADEGIDEEIRKLEEKHHEQVSMKKGLLDRLMRSASIAEEFREKELEQRALDKLVGMAYEKYMNSWGPNATGGKSSSNKMAKQASLAFVKRTLDRCHEFEKTGKSCFSEPLYRDILLSGTGQAEAIAEGGSASRVSASMGSQPSHSQFSQNADNLNVIPSDVLQPLNNLTEQTAGREETWSNRVKKRELSLDAVGNNIGTSNAASGMGGSLTSSAKGKRSERDRDGKGHNREVQSRNGTTKSGRPAVSNVKGERKSKTKPKQKTQLSISVNGLLGKPSEQPKPALPSGSKSGEMTTSNNAKDKDEFAMDVMEDPIDLSHLQLPGMDVLGGPDDIDGQGQDLGSWLNIDDDNLQDHDFMGLEIPMDDLSDLNMMV, translated from the exons ATGGCAACTTCTAGCAAGTTTGATCTCTCGTCTGGTAGCCCGGATAGACCATTATACACCAGTGGACAGCGAGGATCCCACATAGCTACTGCATTGGATAGATCTGGTAGCTTTCGTGAAAGCATTGAAAATCCAATTTTATCTTCACTTCCAAACATGTCAAGAAGCACGTCTGCAATAACACAAGGAGATGTAACGAACTTCTTCCAGTGTTTGCGCTTTGATCAAAAGTTGGTTGCTCCAGAGCACAAGTCTGGCAGACAAGGGGACTTGAAAAGATTTGTGAGTGTCGCTCTTAACGTTTCACCTGATGAATCTCCATCTGCTTCAGTAAAAGGAAAGTTGCTACCATCTCCTATTCCGGAGGAAATAAAACGAGTTAAGGCTGGTCTGCGTGAAAGCTCTATTAAGGCCAG GGAACGTGTAAAAACTTTCAATGAATACTTATCTGCGTTCAACAAGGTTTTCCCAAGCGTACCATctaagaagagatcaagaaCAGAAGGCTTTTCTAATGAACGTTCTAGTTCAGTGTTATCGAGTGATCGGTCAGTCCTGGGGACAAATATGGGCAAGATTGGTATTCAGAGTCATACTGTCACTGGTGGTTTCGAACTTGAGCAGCAAAAGTCTGAAGAAAGGACTAAGAACTCTATCCCGAACAAACGCACTCGTACTGCTTTGGTGGATATGAGG ATGGATGTGCGGAGTACTTCTCTTGTGCGGCCATCCTTGATTGTAGACAGGGATAGGGAAATGCTGAGGCTTGCAAGTAGTGGTGCAGTTCAGGGAGaggatcgaaatttatctaataGTGTTGATGGCTGGGAAAAgtcaaaaatgaagaagaagcgtTCTGGGATAAAGCCAGATGCTTCTCCAAGTATGGTATCCAGTAAACCAATTGATGGCTACCGTGAAACTAAACAGGGAATGCAGCAGAGGCCTGTGAATGATGTGCGTTCAAGGTCAAATATTGACTCCCATGGGTTCAG GCCAGGAGTCACTAATGGAGTTGTTGGAGTCGGAAAGTCAGACGGAATCTTGCAACCAACTGGCTTGGGCTTTCGTTCATCCATCCCTAAGACTGAACCAGACAACCCTTCCCTTATCACTGATAAGAGAGATCGCCCTATTGGTACAGATAAGGAAAGGGCGAACCACAGAGCTGTTAATAA GGCAAGTGTCCGTGATGATTTCAATTCAGTGAGTCCTACCTCAAGCACAAAGATGAATGCTTCTGTTCGGGCTCCACGATCAGGCTCAGGTGTGGCACCCAAGTTGTCCCCAGTTGTTAATCGAGCAAATGTTCCTAATGATTGGGAAATTTCTCATTGTACGAACAAGCCCCCTGCTGCCGTTGGAGCTAACAATCGCAAACGCATGTCATCAGCACGATCTTCATCTCCACCTGTTGCTCAATGGGCTGGCCAGAGACCACAAAAGATCTCCCGTACTGCAAGGCGATCAAATTTTGTTCCTATTGTTTCAAGTAATGAGGAAACCACTCCTATGGATAGTCCATCTGATGTTACTGGTAGTGACATTGGGCTGGGATTTACCAAACGCCTGCCTGGAAGTTCTACTCAGCAGGTTAAGTTAAAAGCTGATCCTTTGTCTTCTGCTGCACTATCCGAAAGCGAGGAGTCGGGAGCTGCTGAGATTAAATCCAGAGATAAAGGCAAAAAGACTGATGAGATAGATGAGAAAGTTGGACAGAATGTTCAAAAGGTGTCCACTCTGGTCTTGCCATCAAGAAAGAATAAGCTGGTTACtggggaagaccttggagatgGTGTTCGGAGGCAAGGGAGGACAGGGCGAGGTTTTGGTTCCACAAGGACTCTCATGCCAATGACGGTTGAGAAGGTTGGAAATGTTGGAACAGCAAAACAGCTAAGAAGTTCCAGACTTGGTTTTGACAAGAGTGAAAG CAAGGCAGGCCGACCGCCAACTAGGAGACTCTCTGATCGAAAGCCCTATACACGTCAAAAGCACACAGCAATCAATGCAGCGGCAGATTTTGTCG GTGATGGTCATGAAGAGCTTTTGGCTGCTGCAAATGCTGTTGTTAATTCTG CTCGTTGCTTCTCCAGTACATTTTGGACGCAAATGGAGCCATATTTTAGTTTGCTATCTGATGCCGACATAGCTTTCCTGAAGCAACAG GGCAACATTGAATCTTATGTGACAACTCCAGCTCAAGTTCCTTCTAGTGTAGATGGTAGCACTACTGTTGCTAATGGGCATGAAAGAGTTGAATGTGAACCAAGGAGAGGTGACTTTCGTCCAGAACAATTTGTGCCAGGAACTGGAGATCATGCTGCAATTCCCCTCTGTCAGAGACTCTTAGCAGCGTTGATTGCAGAGGAGGATTCTAGCAGTGTAAATGAAGACCTTACATTTGATTCATATGGAGTTGATTTCGATCTGGATGCAGAGGTGGAATCCAATGGTTTGGATTATCAATCACAAGATAACATTCAGTTTGCTGGGCATACTGCTTTTAATGGTTATAGGATTACTGGGAAACCAGAATATGATGAGCCAGGTGTAGTGGGCATCCCAAACAAAGCAATCAATTCAGACTTTGATCATTCGCGAAATGGTTTCCTTTCAGACCCAGCAGTGATGCCTGGACTGTCGTGTTCAGAATTTCAGTATGGTAACATGTCGTTTGATGAAAAACTTCTCCTGGAGgttcaaagtgttggaatttttCCTGAACTAGAG CCTGATATGACACAGACGGCGGATGAAGGAATTGATGAGGAAATCAGGAAACTAGAGGAGAAGCACCATGAACAG GTCTCAATGAAGAAAGGCTTGCTTGATAGACTGATGAGGTCTGCCTCCATAGCAGAAGAATTCCGAGAAAA GGAGCTTGAACAGCGTGCCCTTGACAAACTTGTTGGAATGGCTTACGAAAAGTATATG AATTCTTGGGGTCCTAATGCTACTGGTGGGAAAAGCTCCAGTAATAAAATGGCCAAGCAAGCTTCCTTAGCATTTGTTAAGCGGACATTAGACCGATGTCATGAATttgaaaagacagggaaaagcTGTTTCAGTGAACCCTTATATAGGGATATACTTCTTTCTGGCACGGGACAAGCAGAGGCTATTGCAGAGGGTGGTAGTGCCTCCAGAGTTTCCG CTTCCATGGGTTCCCAGCCAAGCCATTCACAGTTTAGTCAGAATGCGGATAATCTTAATGTCATCCCTTCAGATGTGCTTCAACCTTTAAATAACTTAACTGAACAAACTGCTGGTAGAGAAGAGACGTGGTCCAACAGGGTCAAGAAGAGGGAATTATCACTTGATGCCGTAGGGAATAATATTGGAACTTCAAATGCTGCATCGGGTATGGGAGGTTCTTTAACGAGCAGTGCAAAAGGAAAGAGGAGTGAGAGGGATAGAGATGGAAAAGGGCACAACAGGGAGGTGCAGTCTAGAAATGGAACTACAAAAAGTGGTCGGCCAGCGGTATCTAATGTCAAGGGGGAAAGAAAGTCAAAGACGAAGCCTAAGCAGAAAACTCAACTATCTATTTCAGTGAATGGCCTCCTTGGCAAGCCATCAGAGCAACCTAAACCAGCATTGCCATCTGGATCAAAGTCAGGTGAAATGACTACCAGTAACAATGCCAAGGATAAGGATGAGTTTGCCATGGATGTAATGGAGGACCCCATTGACCTGTCTCACCTGCAATTACCGGGAATGGATGTATTGGGTGGCCCTGATGATATTGATGGCCAAGGACAGGATTTGGGTTCGTGGTTGAATATCGATGATGACAATTTACAAGATCATGATTTTATGGGTCTTGAAATTCCAATGGATGACCTCTCAGACTTAAATATGATGGTTTGA